The genomic segment AAAGAATCGTAAACTTGTCCAAAATCCTCCGGCGAAAGGCCGACTGCCATGGCATTAATACTAAAATCGCGCCGAGCTAAGTCAGCATCCAGATCGGCCCACTCGACTATTGGCGCCGCACCCGAAAGGGGATAAGTTTCTTTCCGCGCAGAGGCGAATTCAAGCAAGTCAACTTGAGGAAAAATCTCCTGCTCAAATTTTAGTTTGGCAGTCTTATACTTTTTAAAAGTCACAAAACTACTTGGTGGTTCAATTCCGTGGAAAAAAACAGGCCAATTATCTATCAACCGTGAGCAGTATTCTATGGCATCGCCCTCAATTAATATGTCGACGTCAGCGCAGTAGTGCTCCAGCAATAAATCCCTTGGCATGCCACCCACTATAAAAGCGCGGCTTCTACTCTCAATGGCTAGCTTGCCAAGCTGACGCATGAAGGCGATTTCCACGGGAGAGTATATTTGCTCAAATCTACTTAACACTTTTGTCTTTAAAGTACGCCTTAATGCCCAAAAAAATCGCCTCCGCTATTAGCCGCTGATAGGAGCGATCCGCCAATCGCTTTCCCTCCACAGCGTGATCAATAAACGATACTTCGGTAAGCACACATGGCATGTGCGCCCCCACGAGGACGTAAAACGGCGCTTTCTTTACTCCCAGATTGTTTACCCCTTCGTAACGCCTAGAAATTCGCCCCACTAAGGAATCCTGCACGCGGTGCGCCAAAGTTATGGAATCGTCCAACTTGGCGTTTTGAATTAAATCGCTTAAGATAAACTTTAAATCGTCGGCATTGGGATTAAAGCTGCTGTTTTCGCGCTCGGCAAGTTTAAGGGAGGATTGGTCAGCGGTATTGTCTAAGTAATAAGTCTCTATACCACTTGCACTTTTATTCACACTTGCATTGGCGTGAATAGAGATAAAAACGTCCGCTTGCTTATCATTGGCAATTTTCGCCCTATCGGCAAGCGCGAGCTCTTGATCGCGCGCACGCGTAAGCACTGTATCGACGAAAAGCCTCTTCCTAAGCATCTCATCCAAGTAAATGGCAATATTTAGCACTATGTCCTTCTCGTAATCGCCATCTACTCCAAGCGCACCTAAATCACCCTCTCCACCATGCCCTGGATCTATTACAACTACTGGCGCTAGTTTCTTTCTGCTCACACTCACTGGTCGCGGAACCGGCACTGCAATACCGGGCAGGCGAGCTTCGCCACGAACTCTCCTATTCGCCTCCGCCACCATGTCCGAACCTGGATACTTGTCTATTATCTCAAAATAAGCCACCTTGGCCCCGACCTCATCTCTAAAAACATTGCGCCTCAGATCCCCAAGGCGAAGCAGTGCATCGTCGGCCAAGTAATGCCCCACAAAATCTCTACAAACTATTTCGTAATAAGACACGGCACGAGCACTACTCTCAGTAGACTTCCTCTCCCGCCCCATGATTTCAAAAATCTGCCCCAACAAAAACAAAGCTTTGGGCGTTTCAACGGTATCAGGATTATCCTGCAAAAAAGACTGCAAAGACTTTGCCGCTTCCAGCCACTCGTCTAGCTTTCTCACACGCGTATCTTGTTTTAGCAACTGTTGTGCAGCCCTCCTAGCTTGCTCAAAATCTTGGCGAGAAACCGCCTCCTCGGCGCAAAAACCCTCCACGCAGGAAAGCAAGAGCGACAAGACAATTATCCCGATTAGGACAAAATTTTTAATGCAATTGCGCATAGGCATATAATACACGAAACTGGAGCACTTCCATTCCCACTTCCCAGCATACACACAATTCCGAGCCCAATAGGCGCTACTGCGAAAGCTCGTTTTGTAGCGCCTCGAGCTCCCGTAAAGCCTGAAGAGGTGTCATGGAATTTATATCAAAAGATAGTATGCGCTCAACTACCAATTCATGCTCTGCATTGCTAGAGGGCACATCCTCACGCGCTGGGGGAACACTGCTATTATCGGCAAATACGGCTATCTGAGAACTCAGCGGCTGATTAAATAGATCGCTAGTCAAAGTCTCACAATTCTCAAAAGAACTCATTGCCATCCTCGCGCGCTGCAACAACGGCTGTGGCAAGCCGGCAAGCCGTGCGACTTCCAGACCATAGCTACGATCGGCGGTTCCATTTTCAATTCTGTGTGTAAAAATTATTTCATCCCCATCTTCAACAATGCCCACAGTTATACAACTTACCCCCTTCTTAGCCTCGGCGAGACTAGTCAATTGGTGAAAATGCGTCGCAAAAATAGTTTTCGCTCCTATGCAATCGTGCAACCACTCGGCAATAGAAGTAGCAATGGCTAATCCGTCAGCCGTAGCCGTTCCCCTGCCAATTTCGTCAATTAACACCAAGGATCTTTCTGTAGCCCTCTTTACTATAGTCGTGGCCTCGCGCATCTCCACCATAAAAGTGGAGTCTCCCCTAGCAATGTCGTCCGCGGCGCCAATTCGCGTAAATATCCTATCTACCAAACTTAGCTCTGCAGATTCCGCCGGAACAAAAGAACCAATTTGGGCTAAAAGCTGAATTAATCCAACCTGCCTTAAGTACGTAGACTTACCTCCCATATTGGGACCTGTAAGCAGTGCAAAATATTTCCCCTCTCCCTCGCTGTCCAATGTGCAGTCATTGGGAACAAAATTGTGCGCCCCTATTACCATTTCGATAACGGGATGGCGTCCAGCTTTAATATGCAGCTTGGTTCCCTGAACTATTTTGGGCCTACAATAATTTCGCCTATGGGCGAGCTCCGCCAAAGCTGCGAACACGTCTAAAAGACTTAAACCGCGACTCGTAGCTTGAATCCTATGCGCTTCGCCAGCTACATACGACCTAAGTTCGATAAACAGCTCTTTCTCCAATTCGATTTGCCGAGCTTTTGCCGACAAAACCGAAACTTCTAAACTCTTTAACTCATCAGTTGAAAAGCGCTCCGCATTGGCAAGCGTCTGTTTGCGTTGATAGTGCGAAGGTACTTTACTCAAGTGGGATTTAGTCACCTCAAAAAAATACCCAAACACGTTATTGTAGCGAACTTTAAGACCACTTATGCCGGTTCTTATCTTCTCCTCAGCCTCTAACTTTAATAGCCATTGCTTAGCTTCGCCACTTAACTCGCGTAAGTCGTCGACATTCGAGCTAAAACCTTCGCGAATAATTCCTCCTTCGTTTATCTTATTGCTAGGTTCATCGACTAAGGCACTATTGAGCTTTCGGCAAATGTCTTCCAGAGTATCGAAATCTGCTAGCAGCCGTTTAAGCATTTCGCTCGAGCACTCGCCTAAAAAACGGCGAATTTCTGGGAGCTCCGACAACGAGTCCGCTAGCACGCGCAAGTCTCTAGGCGTTGCACGCATCGTAGTTACTCGCGACATCAGCCTATCTATATCGCGCACCGCCGCAAGCAATTCTCTAAGGCGAGCACGCGAGCTATCTAATCTAACTAACTCCTCCACAGCTGCCTGCCTACTCTCGATTACATCTAATTCGCAACTGGGAGCCGATAACCACTCCCTAAGCAAACGAGAGCCCATCGCCGTCTGCGTAAGATCCATTAAATCAATCAAGGAGTTCTTTCGCGTGCCATCTATGCGCGTTTCAAAGAGCTCGAGATTCCTTCTC from the Deltaproteobacteria bacterium genome contains:
- a CDS encoding N-acetylmuramoyl-L-alanine amidase, whose product is MRNCIKNFVLIGIIVLSLLLSCVEGFCAEEAVSRQDFEQARRAAQQLLKQDTRVRKLDEWLEAAKSLQSFLQDNPDTVETPKALFLLGQIFEIMGRERKSTESSARAVSYYEIVCRDFVGHYLADDALLRLGDLRRNVFRDEVGAKVAYFEIIDKYPGSDMVAEANRRVRGEARLPGIAVPVPRPVSVSRKKLAPVVVIDPGHGGEGDLGALGVDGDYEKDIVLNIAIYLDEMLRKRLFVDTVLTRARDQELALADRAKIANDKQADVFISIHANASVNKSASGIETYYLDNTADQSSLKLAERENSSFNPNADDLKFILSDLIQNAKLDDSITLAHRVQDSLVGRISRRYEGVNNLGVKKAPFYVLVGAHMPCVLTEVSFIDHAVEGKRLADRSYQRLIAEAIFLGIKAYFKDKSVK
- the mutS gene encoding DNA mismatch repair protein MutS, whose translation is MSDSFIGERDELIASVQSNAEHLPPMMRCYLGYKADYPEHLLLLQVGDFYELFFEDATVAAAALDVRLTSRNKNSENSIPMCGVPVHAIDAYIPKLLAKGFSCVIVSQTSEAKAKGPVLREITRIITPGVRYEGEGLDEKKFNYLAACALNARESGALVFVDVSTGSLRVGEVENLENLLEMLERVSPSELILPSTLFGVSTKENQNWLRKVRKKANELNCHIVMRPFVVVSERDISRRLEMLLRENSSVGVGAASDNSRGLSQEACSALAAAINYVEEVSFGPLARIFQFTVEKSNGVVFIDAATRRNLELFETRIDGTRKNSLIDLMDLTQTAMGSRLLREWLSAPSCELDVIESRQAAVEELVRLDSSRARLRELLAAVRDIDRLMSRVTTMRATPRDLRVLADSLSELPEIRRFLGECSSEMLKRLLADFDTLEDICRKLNSALVDEPSNKINEGGIIREGFSSNVDDLRELSGEAKQWLLKLEAEEKIRTGISGLKVRYNNVFGYFFEVTKSHLSKVPSHYQRKQTLANAERFSTDELKSLEVSVLSAKARQIELEKELFIELRSYVAGEAHRIQATSRGLSLLDVFAALAELAHRRNYCRPKIVQGTKLHIKAGRHPVIEMVIGAHNFVPNDCTLDSEGEGKYFALLTGPNMGGKSTYLRQVGLIQLLAQIGSFVPAESAELSLVDRIFTRIGAADDIARGDSTFMVEMREATTIVKRATERSLVLIDEIGRGTATADGLAIATSIAEWLHDCIGAKTIFATHFHQLTSLAEAKKGVSCITVGIVEDGDEIIFTHRIENGTADRSYGLEVARLAGLPQPLLQRARMAMSSFENCETLTSDLFNQPLSSQIAVFADNSSVPPAREDVPSSNAEHELVVERILSFDINSMTPLQALRELEALQNELSQ